A genome region from Setaria italica strain Yugu1 chromosome III, Setaria_italica_v2.0, whole genome shotgun sequence includes the following:
- the LOC101758889 gene encoding uncharacterized protein LOC101758889, with translation MSPLAPSSSPEPEPPFQPREKILEKQRYFQSVHKPTYLKGRYDVITSVAIPLALAVSSMYLVGRGIYNMSHGIGKKE, from the exons ATGTCGCCgctggcgccgtcgtcgtcgccggagccggagccgccgtTCCAGCCGAGGGAGAAGATCTTGGAGAAGCAGAGGTACTTCCAGAGCGTCCACAAGCCGACGTACCTCAAGGGCCGCTACGACGTGATCACCTCCGTCGCCATCCCGCTCGCCCTCGCCGTCTCCAGCATGTACCTCGTC GGACGCGGGATTTACAACATGTCCCACGGCATCGGGAAGAAGGAGTGA